One Polaribacter sp. SA4-12 genomic window carries:
- a CDS encoding OmpA family protein: MKKTVITIFFLFVAVICNAQSFDIIKANKYFDRAFYAEAIPLYENILEDKTSMDVVQKLADSYYYLYNMPKANRYYRYLINNYKGQIEDEYYFKYSHTLKATNQTKKANEILKSFYIKKNDKKGLEKLNQSITYLENIKVIGDRYLIKNLTINSKNSEFGAIKKDDKIIFSATKKESNFLEKSYRWNRSQYLDLYEVSIDKIHLDNNVSKSISANINTKVHEANAIFTKDGKTVYFTRNNYTKNKRHKDNKHITHVQIFKAELIENEWKNIQPLSFNNVEYSTEHPALSNDEKTLYFASDMPGGFGSFDIYSIPILTDGSFGKSKNLGKEINTSKREQFPFISKNNELYFSSNGHPGFGSLDVFISKSVNNKFSKPDNIGLPVNSSYDDFAFNIDTDNKEGYFSSNRPSGKGSDDIYSISERKPLIIEDCEQSITVSITDIDTKEVIGNTNILIKKGYTTLNEAQTDSVGKFNFNTECKLSYTLVASKIGYLQEQKFILIDNIRNKNNKVFIALKSLKQIDIEKDIAIQLKKDHDLKLKIIATKKIEIDKKKKIEGIIAEEKSIEKNKDRIVVKTEDINFDYKLWYLRKDAKSAVDKVITLMKKHQKMVIEIGTHSDIRGHNQYNLELSQKRANSVRKYFIEKGIQKNRISAIGYGETQPLIKCKTEDSCTEEQHEVNRRCEFIIKKIE; the protein is encoded by the coding sequence ATGAAAAAAACAGTAATTACAATATTCTTTTTGTTCGTTGCAGTAATATGTAACGCGCAATCATTTGATATCATTAAAGCAAATAAATATTTTGATCGAGCTTTTTATGCTGAAGCAATTCCTCTTTATGAAAATATTTTGGAAGATAAAACTTCAATGGATGTTGTGCAAAAACTAGCAGACAGTTATTATTATTTATACAACATGCCTAAGGCGAATCGTTATTATAGGTATTTAATCAACAATTATAAAGGTCAAATTGAGGATGAATATTATTTTAAATATTCACATACTTTAAAAGCGACTAATCAAACTAAAAAAGCAAATGAAATCTTAAAAAGTTTTTACATCAAAAAGAATGATAAAAAAGGTTTAGAAAAGTTAAATCAATCTATAACCTATTTAGAAAACATTAAAGTTATTGGTGACCGTTATCTAATAAAAAACTTAACTATAAATTCTAAAAATTCAGAATTTGGAGCAATCAAGAAAGATGACAAAATCATATTTTCTGCGACAAAAAAAGAAAGTAATTTTTTAGAAAAATCTTACAGATGGAATCGCAGTCAATATTTAGATTTATATGAAGTTTCTATTGATAAAATTCATTTAGACAATAATGTTTCTAAAAGTATTTCGGCTAACATCAACACAAAAGTTCATGAGGCTAACGCTATCTTTACTAAAGATGGAAAAACAGTATATTTCACTAGAAATAACTATACCAAAAACAAAAGGCATAAAGACAATAAACACATAACTCATGTTCAGATTTTTAAAGCGGAATTAATTGAAAATGAATGGAAAAATATTCAACCTTTATCTTTTAATAATGTTGAATATTCTACAGAACATCCTGCTTTAAGTAACGATGAAAAAACGTTGTATTTTGCTTCTGATATGCCAGGTGGTTTTGGATCTTTTGATATCTATTCAATTCCGATTCTTACTGATGGAAGTTTTGGTAAATCTAAAAATCTTGGAAAAGAAATAAACACAAGTAAACGAGAACAGTTTCCTTTTATCTCTAAAAACAATGAGCTTTATTTCTCTTCAAATGGGCATCCAGGATTTGGTTCATTAGATGTATTTATCAGTAAATCTGTTAACAATAAATTTTCTAAACCAGATAACATTGGTTTACCTGTAAACTCAAGTTATGATGATTTTGCTTTTAATATAGATACTGATAATAAAGAAGGATACTTTTCATCAAACAGACCTTCTGGTAAAGGTAGTGATGACATTTATAGCATTTCTGAAAGAAAACCACTAATTATAGAGGATTGTGAACAATCTATTACAGTTTCTATAACTGATATAGACACAAAAGAAGTAATAGGAAACACCAATATTTTAATTAAAAAAGGATATACAACATTAAATGAAGCTCAAACAGATTCTGTTGGTAAATTCAATTTTAATACAGAATGTAAATTATCTTATACACTTGTAGCTTCTAAAATTGGTTATTTACAAGAACAAAAATTTATATTGATAGATAATATCAGAAACAAAAACAACAAGGTTTTTATAGCTTTAAAATCGTTAAAACAAATAGATATAGAAAAAGATATTGCTATTCAATTAAAAAAGGACCACGATTTAAAGTTAAAAATAATTGCAACTAAAAAAATTGAGATAGACAAGAAGAAAAAAATTGAAGGAATTATTGCAGAAGAAAAAAGTATTGAAAAAAATAAAGATAGAATCGTTGTTAAAACTGAAGATATTAATTTTGATTACAAACTTTGGTATTTGCGTAAAGACGCAAAAAGTGCAGTAGATAAAGTAATTACTTTAATGAAAAAGCACCAAAAAATGGTTATTGAAATAGGAACTCACTCAGATATTCGAGGACACAATCAATATAATTTAGAACTCTCACAAAAAAGAGCAAATTCAGTTCGAAAATATTTTATTGAAAAAGGTATTCAAAAGAATAGAATTTCAGCTATTGGTTATGGAGAAACCCAACCTCTTATAAAATGTAAGACAGAAGATTCTTGCACAGAAGAACAACATGAAGTCAATAGAAGATGTGAATTTATAATCAAAAAAATAGAATAA
- a CDS encoding PorP/SprF family type IX secretion system membrane protein, with the protein MKKLIPLIIFAFHFFAFSQQDPQYTQYMYNQSIINPAYATNDLDVINLGAMNRSQWISTVGAPKTYTFFAHAPLSEKIQVGLSFITDNIGDGILRENNVYADFAYVLQVGKNQKLSLGLKAGFTNFQTNFSGFKLPDGLLTNDEAFNNQNRMLPNFGFGAFYFTDDYYIGLSAPNFLKSKQIEQRKGQNRLGAEEIHFFLTAGYVYKLNNQFKIKPSIMAKAVKGSPITLDTSINVLFNNKFEGGVSYRLNDSFSGMFNVRATNNLRIGYAYDYTTSNLGNFNSGTHEIMLLFDLYLIEFKKGYDKSPRFF; encoded by the coding sequence ATGAAAAAACTAATCCCCCTTATAATTTTCGCATTTCATTTTTTTGCCTTTTCACAGCAAGATCCACAATACACGCAATACATGTACAATCAAAGCATAATCAATCCTGCTTATGCTACTAATGATTTAGATGTAATTAATTTAGGTGCAATGAATCGTTCTCAATGGATTTCTACAGTTGGAGCTCCAAAAACATATACATTTTTTGCGCATGCTCCATTAAGTGAAAAAATTCAAGTTGGTTTATCTTTTATTACAGATAATATTGGCGATGGTATTTTAAGAGAAAATAATGTTTATGCAGATTTTGCTTACGTTTTGCAAGTAGGAAAAAATCAAAAATTATCCTTAGGTTTAAAAGCTGGTTTCACTAATTTTCAAACAAATTTTAGTGGCTTTAAACTTCCGGATGGTCTTCTTACAAACGATGAAGCTTTTAATAACCAAAATAGAATGTTGCCTAACTTTGGTTTTGGTGCTTTCTATTTTACAGATGATTATTATATCGGTTTATCTGCTCCAAACTTTTTAAAATCGAAACAAATAGAACAAAGAAAAGGACAGAATAGACTTGGTGCAGAAGAAATTCATTTCTTTTTAACAGCTGGTTATGTTTACAAACTTAACAACCAATTTAAAATTAAACCTTCCATTATGGCAAAAGCTGTAAAAGGTTCTCCGATTACATTAGACACTTCAATAAACGTATTATTTAATAATAAGTTTGAAGGAGGAGTTTCTTATAGATTGAACGATTCTTTCAGCGGAATGTTTAATGTTAGAGCTACAAATAATTTACGAATTGGTTATGCTTATGATTATACAACCTCTAATCTAGGTAACTTTAATTCTGGAACACACGAAATAATGCTACTCTTTGATCTCTATTTAATTGAATTCAAAAAAGGGTATGACAAATCTCCAAGATTCTTTTAA
- a CDS encoding gliding motility-associated C-terminal domain-containing protein — protein MRHIPLKKIIYFICCFSSFFLVNNTYSQCAGSNNSFTICDKEANANYQTLNLFNKLNGSPQTGGVWKSNNPLNKKALDTTSGIVNLWKINRFGTHSFTYTNLNCNESATVTINLGGYPGEDNINGGANACSNNTKVDLYTFLDNNLTDLNADINGEWEEATNTPKGFLDGQFFNAQKAEAGTYSFTYTVDDVVTCSSKFATILLEVHRAPESGTAEDLTICKTEDFSLYTNIDLFDQLSEEDTDGIWFDIDGTNQLSDSFDSTINIQEIYNNFGSGIYKYDYTVYQTHGVCKEKTSTVTISIPEIKGQFQVNNQCLKDPLLIEILYTNTNKDEITYNLDYEIINSNTNDLVYTGTINNITNDPNNPLYIKTAIELPANTINKAGKYTVKATKISNVNGVICNSLEILENQFIIYDTEISIPKLCFDGINAIITISNLVDNNGEQSNNTYSINYIIEDLINGSSKPIKNQEITFTNGTGLLPVDISSFPENAIDYNLKIDSPTNSGFICIDFNFSAALIPEDIQLDIVIDNVCNTTEIKAVIDAPIITTGKYTIEYIVSEESNSTAITNNTTILTGGIANYNVDISKLETGNYKVTLKSVQDDTSRCRAQFEFEKTAFFSINGNPVAPTLDANQTFCFNSDPSTNEPKISDIIVNSGENLTWYENNTSTIPLDTATFLIDGEDYFVTSSDSKNTCISLERSSVVIKINKPSIITSNNINPTFCTIDKATIANLDAIANKGSVIWYDSLTNGNLLNETTSLEDGKIYFAVESIDGCEFTTRLPFTITILSSPKPEYTGSKLLCSLDNLSLFDLEKDIVTDNNSNLIWYDSLQGGFEINNSDKLQENVNYYVASINSSSNCEGERLLISVDLSKCNPEKYGFYIPDGFSPNGDSVNDLYYIPNIELFYPDYSLEIFNRYGLSIFTGNKSAPSWDGKNNKSGNVATSGVFFYILNYNKDNLKPIQGRLYLSK, from the coding sequence ATGAGACATATCCCCCTAAAAAAAATAATATATTTTATATGTTGTTTTTCTTCTTTTTTTCTAGTAAATAACACTTACAGTCAATGTGCTGGCAGTAATAATTCTTTTACAATTTGTGATAAAGAAGCAAATGCAAACTATCAAACACTCAACTTATTTAATAAATTAAATGGAAGCCCTCAAACTGGAGGTGTCTGGAAAAGTAACAATCCACTAAACAAAAAAGCATTAGACACTACTTCTGGTATTGTAAATCTTTGGAAAATTAACCGATTTGGTACTCATTCATTTACTTACACAAATCTAAACTGCAACGAGAGCGCTACAGTAACTATAAATTTAGGTGGTTACCCAGGAGAAGACAACATAAATGGAGGTGCTAATGCATGCAGCAATAACACAAAAGTAGATTTATATACTTTTTTAGATAATAATTTAACCGATTTAAATGCGGATATTAATGGAGAATGGGAAGAAGCTACTAATACCCCAAAAGGCTTTCTAGATGGTCAGTTTTTTAATGCTCAAAAAGCAGAAGCAGGAACTTACTCTTTTACATATACCGTTGATGATGTAGTTACTTGTTCTTCAAAGTTTGCAACAATCTTACTTGAAGTTCACAGAGCTCCTGAGTCTGGAACTGCAGAAGATCTTACTATCTGCAAAACTGAAGACTTTTCTTTATATACTAATATCGATTTATTTGATCAACTTTCTGAAGAAGATACTGATGGTATATGGTTTGACATAGATGGAACGAATCAACTTTCAGATTCATTTGATTCAACAATTAATATTCAAGAAATATATAACAATTTTGGTTCTGGTATTTACAAATACGATTATACAGTTTATCAGACTCATGGTGTTTGTAAAGAAAAAACTTCAACCGTAACTATTTCTATTCCTGAAATTAAAGGACAATTTCAAGTAAATAATCAATGTTTAAAAGATCCTTTATTAATAGAAATTCTTTATACAAATACAAATAAAGATGAAATTACATACAATCTTGATTATGAAATTATAAACTCAAATACTAATGATTTAGTTTACACAGGTACAATTAATAACATAACAAATGATCCTAACAATCCATTATATATTAAAACTGCTATAGAATTACCCGCTAATACAATTAATAAAGCTGGAAAATATACTGTTAAAGCAACAAAAATATCAAATGTAAATGGTGTTATTTGTAATTCTTTAGAAATATTAGAGAATCAGTTTATTATCTATGATACAGAAATTTCTATACCAAAATTATGTTTTGATGGGATAAACGCTATTATTACTATTAGTAATTTAGTTGATAATAACGGAGAACAATCAAACAATACATACTCTATTAATTACATTATAGAAGATTTAATTAATGGGAGTTCTAAGCCAATTAAAAATCAAGAAATAACTTTTACAAACGGAACTGGATTATTACCTGTTGATATATCTTCTTTTCCTGAAAATGCTATTGATTACAATTTAAAAATAGATAGTCCAACTAATAGTGGATTTATATGTATTGATTTTAATTTTTCTGCAGCTTTAATACCAGAAGATATTCAATTAGATATTGTAATTGATAATGTATGTAATACAACAGAAATAAAAGCTGTAATTGATGCACCTATAATCACTACAGGAAAATATACAATTGAATATATAGTTTCTGAAGAAAGTAACTCAACTGCTATAACAAATAACACAACTATACTAACAGGAGGAATAGCAAATTATAATGTTGATATTTCTAAACTAGAAACTGGTAATTATAAAGTAACATTAAAAAGTGTACAAGATGATACAAGTCGTTGTAGAGCACAATTTGAGTTTGAAAAAACAGCATTTTTCTCTATAAATGGAAACCCAGTAGCTCCGACTCTAGATGCTAATCAGACTTTTTGTTTCAATTCTGATCCTTCTACAAATGAACCTAAAATATCTGATATCATTGTTAACTCAGGAGAAAACCTTACTTGGTACGAAAACAATACATCTACAATTCCTTTAGATACAGCAACATTTTTGATTGATGGTGAAGACTATTTTGTAACTTCATCAGATTCTAAAAACACTTGCATAAGTTTAGAGCGATCATCTGTAGTCATAAAAATTAATAAACCTTCAATAATAACTTCTAATAATATAAATCCTACTTTTTGTACTATTGACAAAGCGACTATTGCAAACTTAGACGCCATTGCAAATAAAGGAAGTGTAATTTGGTATGATTCTTTAACAAATGGGAATTTATTAAATGAGACAACCAGTCTAGAAGATGGAAAAATATATTTTGCTGTAGAAAGTATTGATGGTTGTGAGTTTACCACTCGATTACCATTTACGATTACTATCTTATCATCTCCTAAACCAGAATACACAGGTTCTAAATTACTATGTTCTTTAGATAATTTATCCCTTTTTGATTTAGAAAAAGACATTGTTACTGACAATAATTCTAATCTAATTTGGTATGATTCGTTACAAGGTGGCTTCGAGATTAATAATTCTGATAAGCTTCAAGAAAATGTAAATTATTATGTAGCAAGCATTAACTCCTCTTCAAATTGTGAAGGTGAACGTTTGCTGATATCTGTAGATCTTTCTAAATGTAATCCAGAGAAATATGGATTTTATATTCCTGATGGTTTTTCTCCAAATGGTGATTCTGTAAACGATCTTTATTACATACCAAACATAGAACTCTTTTACCCAGATTATAGTCTTGAAATTTTTAATCGATATGGACTATCAATTTTTACAGGAAATAAAAGTGCTCCTTCTTGGGATGGTAAAAATAATAAATCTGGTAACGTTGCTACAAGTGGAGTTTTCTTCTACATTTTAAACTACAATAAAGACAATTTAAAACCGATACAAGGTCGCTTATACTTAAGTAAATAA
- a CDS encoding UDP-N-acetylmuramate--L-alanine ligase codes for MNIHFIAIGGSAMHNLAIALHQKGYKVSGSDDTIHNPSKSRLEKYGLLPNEFGWFPEKISSELDVIILGMHAKNDNSELLKAQELGLKIYSYPEFLYEQSKDKTRVVIGGSHGKTTITSMILHVLNYHEKEVDYMVGAQLEGFETMVHLTEENDFIVLEGDEYLSSPIDMRPKFHLYKPNIALLSGIAWDHINVFPTFENYIEQFKIFTDSMTNGGIMVYNEEDEIVKEVVESSENHIKKYPYSTPEHFIKNGTTFLVTAEGDLPLEIFGKHNLQNLAGAKWICQHMGIDEDDFYEAIANFSGASKRLEKIAESNATVIFKDFAHSPSKVEATTKAVKEQYSERTVLACLELHTYSSLNAAFLAEYKGALDAADKAVVFYSPHAVKIKQLEEVTEQQIANSFERDDLIIYTNPQEFKDFLFSQNLEKTAVVLMSSGNYGGLDFEEVKRLV; via the coding sequence ATGAATATACATTTTATTGCTATTGGAGGGAGTGCAATGCATAATTTAGCCATTGCTTTGCATCAAAAAGGATATAAAGTTTCTGGTAGTGATGATACTATTCATAACCCATCTAAATCTCGTTTAGAGAAGTATGGTTTATTACCAAATGAATTTGGATGGTTTCCAGAGAAAATATCATCAGAATTAGATGTAATTATTCTTGGGATGCATGCTAAAAACGACAATTCTGAATTATTAAAAGCACAAGAATTAGGATTGAAGATATATTCTTACCCTGAGTTTTTATATGAACAATCTAAAGATAAAACTCGTGTTGTAATTGGTGGTTCTCATGGTAAAACGACAATTACTTCTATGATTTTACATGTTTTAAATTATCATGAAAAAGAGGTAGATTACATGGTTGGGGCACAATTAGAAGGTTTTGAAACGATGGTGCATTTAACAGAAGAAAACGATTTTATTGTTTTAGAAGGTGATGAATATTTGAGTTCGCCAATAGATATGCGCCCAAAATTTCATTTATACAAACCAAATATTGCTTTATTAAGTGGAATTGCTTGGGATCATATTAATGTATTTCCAACATTTGAAAATTATATAGAGCAGTTTAAAATCTTTACAGATTCTATGACAAATGGAGGAATCATGGTGTATAATGAAGAGGATGAAATAGTAAAGGAAGTTGTAGAATCATCAGAAAATCATATTAAAAAATATCCATATTCAACTCCAGAACATTTTATTAAAAACGGAACTACTTTTTTAGTAACAGCTGAAGGAGATTTACCGTTAGAGATTTTCGGAAAACATAATCTTCAGAATTTAGCAGGAGCAAAATGGATTTGTCAACATATGGGAATTGATGAAGATGATTTTTATGAAGCGATTGCCAATTTTAGTGGAGCAAGCAAACGTTTAGAAAAGATTGCAGAAAGTAATGCTACGGTAATCTTTAAGGATTTTGCACATTCACCAAGTAAAGTTGAAGCAACAACAAAAGCTGTAAAGGAACAATATTCAGAAAGAACTGTATTGGCTTGTCTAGAACTGCATACCTATTCTAGTTTAAATGCAGCGTTTTTAGCAGAATACAAAGGAGCTTTGGATGCAGCTGATAAAGCAGTTGTTTTTTATTCTCCACACGCAGTAAAGATTAAACAATTAGAGGAAGTTACAGAGCAACAAATTGCAAATTCTTTTGAAAGAGATGATTTAATTATTTATACAAATCCACAAGAATTTAAAGACTTTTTATTTAGCCAAAATTTAGAAAAAACAGCAGTTGTTTTAATGAGTTCTGGTAATTATGGAGGTTTAGATTTTGAGGAAGTTAAGCGTTTGGTTTAG
- a CDS encoding nucleotidyltransferase family protein: MNYKETLFFIAKCLTISLEEKNRKEIEIQLKTSEIDWDNVVKVSTAHFVFPALYCNLKRANFLHFLPEELVNYMIHITDLNRERNQQIIDQAKEINELLLKNNITPIFLKGTGNLIEGLYEDIAERMVGDIDFIVSNEDFRNTVAILKKEKYKAKNEVYMDFHWHYPKMVKENRIAAVEVHNKVLKKPYTSYLDYKTLKDNSFSSSNCTVASFENQLLITILQKQINDNLYFSKTITLRNVYDSFLLSVNTTSKKRNLKNKIIKKYLNNYKSCATELLNAPKSIEYTINKESKKYLESYLKIIGNSKKELKKIALINSYIRIKDKLKILQYSFTDKEYSSYTFRRLKNVSFYLKNLGLKKPKPNA, encoded by the coding sequence ATGAATTATAAAGAAACATTATTTTTTATTGCTAAATGTTTAACTATTTCATTAGAAGAGAAAAATAGAAAAGAAATTGAAATTCAACTAAAAACTTCTGAAATAGATTGGGATAATGTTGTAAAAGTAAGTACAGCTCATTTTGTTTTTCCTGCTTTATATTGCAATTTAAAAAGAGCCAATTTTCTTCATTTCTTACCTGAAGAATTGGTTAATTATATGATTCATATTACTGATTTAAACAGAGAAAGAAATCAACAAATTATAGATCAAGCAAAAGAAATTAACGAACTTCTTTTAAAGAATAACATTACTCCAATTTTTTTAAAAGGAACAGGAAATCTAATAGAAGGTTTATATGAAGATATAGCTGAAAGAATGGTTGGAGATATTGATTTTATTGTTTCTAATGAAGACTTTAGAAACACTGTAGCAATTTTAAAAAAAGAAAAATATAAAGCCAAGAATGAAGTTTACATGGACTTTCATTGGCATTATCCTAAAATGGTTAAAGAGAATAGAATTGCAGCGGTAGAAGTCCATAATAAAGTTTTAAAGAAACCCTATACGAGTTATTTAGATTACAAAACTTTAAAAGATAATTCGTTTTCTTCAAGTAATTGCACTGTTGCTTCATTTGAGAACCAACTCTTAATAACCATTTTACAAAAACAAATTAATGATAATCTATATTTTTCTAAAACTATTACTCTAAGAAATGTTTATGATAGTTTTTTGTTGTCAGTTAACACAACTTCAAAAAAAAGAAATCTAAAAAACAAGATTATAAAAAAATATCTTAATAATTATAAAAGTTGCGCTACAGAACTTTTAAACGCTCCTAAAAGTATAGAATATACTATTAATAAGGAATCAAAAAAATATTTAGAATCTTATCTAAAAATTATAGGAAACTCAAAAAAAGAACTCAAAAAAATTGCACTTATTAACTCTTATATCAGAATTAAAGATAAATTAAAAATTCTACAATACTCTTTTACAGATAAAGAGTACAGTTCATATACTTTTAGACGATTAAAAAACGTTAGTTTCTATTTAAAAAATCTTGGACTTAAAAAACCTAAACCAAACGCTTAA
- a CDS encoding T9SS type A sorting domain-containing protein has protein sequence MKEKKFLRIAAALILTLTIPKQLNAQSAIITTIVDGTVASDPCSGASGSDPRFVELYVSGTLDFTDYDLDVETNGPSSGVGDWVSKNISSLGTITNQFVYLVLTADLISFDSAFPGKTRIGIALGTINGNDSFRIEDPSGNIIDLFGNPSEILTSSTYTGWNYQDSYVKRKNGKTANAGIFTENDFNYAGANTLDGADCTTLATAVNLGSYLAWTGTTNNVWSTSTNWSTYSTPIASDDVVIPNGLTTYPTIADATSVTVNSITINNGASLIAEGTSTVTGNVTYKRTVDFVSGNLKGWFLMASPVLGQDYNDTYVTDNDIASNGTNRGIATYTSITDSWAYHQGAASAAFTSGKGYSVKRQTNTGTVSFKGTVNTIDTGVDAVLSSDGNRFNLLGNPYNSFLSSTTFLNDETAISATKTMWIYNQTLGTNGSYEVKTIGDDFKIAPAQGFFVKADVTGGVFNFTESNQIHNADTFLKGTGDKTEIKLFITDGSINQYAKIYYLNNTTTGFDVGYDGELFSGFSNSFAVYSHLVANNEGKKYQVQSLPNSKYENMVIPLGVNAENGKEITFSTEVLNLPRELKVFLEDRFTNTFIRLDESNSEYKIKLTEALNGIGRFYLHTTASVLDVHKINLDAISIYKANKSTIRIVGLQQDNANIKLFNILGKQVMNTSFTSNGVSDISLPKLVTGVYFAKVQTETGKVSKKIILE, from the coding sequence ATGAAAGAAAAAAAATTCTTAAGAATTGCCGCTGCACTAATTTTAACATTAACAATACCTAAACAGTTAAATGCACAATCTGCAATTATCACTACAATTGTTGATGGTACTGTAGCAAGTGACCCTTGTAGCGGAGCAAGTGGCTCCGACCCAAGGTTTGTAGAACTTTATGTAAGTGGTACATTAGATTTCACAGATTATGATTTAGATGTTGAAACAAATGGCCCAAGCTCGGGAGTTGGTGATTGGGTATCAAAAAACATTTCTTCTTTGGGTACAATTACAAATCAATTTGTTTATTTAGTTCTCACTGCTGATTTAATATCTTTTGATTCAGCTTTTCCTGGAAAAACAAGAATAGGCATAGCTCTTGGAACTATCAATGGGAATGATTCTTTTAGAATTGAAGACCCTTCTGGAAATATTATAGATCTCTTTGGTAATCCTTCAGAAATATTAACTTCATCCACATATACTGGTTGGAACTATCAAGATAGTTATGTAAAGAGGAAAAATGGTAAAACAGCCAATGCCGGTATTTTTACTGAAAACGATTTTAATTACGCTGGTGCAAACACTTTGGATGGAGCAGATTGTACTACTTTAGCAACTGCTGTTAATTTAGGTTCTTATCTTGCATGGACAGGAACTACTAATAATGTTTGGTCAACTTCTACAAACTGGAGTACTTACTCTACTCCAATAGCTTCTGATGATGTTGTAATACCTAATGGCTTAACAACTTACCCTACAATTGCTGATGCTACCTCTGTAACAGTAAATAGTATAACTATTAATAATGGTGCCAGTTTAATAGCAGAAGGTACATCAACCGTTACTGGAAATGTTACATACAAAAGAACGGTAGATTTTGTTTCTGGTAATCTAAAAGGATGGTTTTTAATGGCATCTCCCGTTTTAGGTCAAGATTATAATGATACATATGTAACGGACAATGACATAGCTAGTAATGGAACTAACAGAGGTATTGCAACTTATACTTCAATTACAGATAGTTGGGCTTATCATCAAGGAGCAGCAAGTGCTGCCTTTACTTCTGGTAAAGGTTATTCTGTAAAAAGACAAACAAACACTGGTACAGTATCATTCAAAGGAACTGTTAATACAATTGATACAGGTGTAGATGCTGTTTTATCTTCCGATGGAAATCGTTTTAACTTATTAGGTAACCCTTATAATTCTTTCTTAAGCAGTACTACTTTTTTAAATGATGAAACCGCTATATCAGCAACAAAAACAATGTGGATTTATAATCAAACTTTAGGTACAAATGGTTCTTATGAAGTAAAAACTATTGGTGACGATTTTAAAATTGCTCCAGCTCAAGGTTTTTTCGTAAAAGCAGACGTTACTGGAGGTGTTTTTAATTTTACAGAATCTAACCAGATACATAATGCAGATACTTTTCTAAAAGGAACTGGAGATAAAACAGAAATTAAGTTATTTATTACTGATGGTTCAATAAATCAATATGCCAAAATTTATTATTTAAACAATACTACAACTGGTTTTGATGTTGGTTATGATGGTGAATTATTCAGTGGATTTAGTAACTCTTTTGCAGTTTACTCGCATTTAGTTGCTAATAATGAAGGAAAAAAATATCAAGTTCAATCTTTACCTAATTCAAAATATGAAAATATGGTAATTCCTTTAGGTGTTAATGCTGAAAATGGAAAAGAAATCACTTTTTCTACAGAAGTTTTAAACTTACCTAGGGAATTAAAAGTATTTTTAGAAGATCGATTCACAAATACTTTTATACGTTTAGATGAATCTAATAGTGAATATAAAATAAAGCTAACTGAAGCTTTAAATGGAATAGGACGATTTTACCTACACACCACTGCTAGCGTTTTAGATGTTCATAAAATAAATTTAGATGCTATAAGTATTTATAAAGCTAACAAATCAACAATAAGAATTGTTGGTTTACAACAAGATAATGCAAATATTAAGTTGTTTAACATTCTTGGAAAACAAGTAATGAATACCTCATTCACTTCAAATGGTGTGTCAGATATTTCTTTACCAAAATTAGTTACTGGTGTTTATTTTGCAAAAGTGCAAACGGAAACAGGAAAAGTAAGTAAGAAAATAATTTTAGAATAA